The following coding sequences lie in one Natrinema sp. DC36 genomic window:
- a CDS encoding aldehyde dehydrogenase family protein, with protein MTETYNNYVGGEWIESTAGETFAVRNPADSDEIVGHFQASTTADAEEAIDAAVAAQDEWANMPSPERGAVLNSTAKRLEARKEEATETLVREEGKTYSEASGEVQRAIDIFYYYAQKTRDIGGTVKSPSGQDKDLYTKREPLGTVGLITPWNYPIAIPAWKLAPALAAGNTAVLKPASAAPNVVRIVFECLDEAGLPDGAANLVTGSGSEVGGPIAGHEDIDGVSFTGSTAVGTSVAQTAAEDLTRVQAEMGGKNPTVVMPSADIEEAAEILGVGAFGTTGQSCTAASRAIVHEDVYDEFVGAIVEYAESIEIGSGMDDPDMGPHVSESELDGTLEYIDIAKDEGAKLVTGGEELTDGEYADGYFVDPTVFADVENDMRIAQEEVFGPVLAVSKVSDFEEGLAVANDVDYGLSASIVTEDLNEAGEFVDRIEAGVAKVNEKTTGLELHVPFGGYKQSSTNTYREQGDAGLDFFTSTKTVYRNY; from the coding sequence ATGACGGAGACGTACAACAACTACGTTGGCGGAGAGTGGATCGAATCAACGGCTGGGGAGACGTTCGCAGTACGGAACCCGGCCGATAGCGACGAAATAGTCGGGCACTTCCAGGCCTCGACGACGGCTGACGCCGAGGAGGCCATCGACGCGGCCGTCGCGGCACAGGATGAGTGGGCGAACATGCCGAGCCCGGAACGCGGCGCGGTTCTCAACAGCACCGCGAAGCGCCTCGAAGCGCGCAAGGAGGAGGCGACGGAGACGCTGGTCCGGGAGGAGGGGAAGACCTACTCCGAAGCGAGCGGCGAGGTCCAGCGCGCCATCGATATCTTCTACTACTACGCACAGAAGACCCGCGACATCGGCGGTACGGTGAAATCCCCGAGCGGCCAGGACAAGGACCTGTACACCAAACGCGAACCCCTCGGAACGGTGGGGCTCATCACGCCGTGGAACTACCCCATCGCCATTCCGGCGTGGAAACTCGCACCGGCGCTCGCGGCCGGAAACACTGCAGTTCTCAAGCCCGCCTCCGCGGCACCCAACGTCGTGCGCATCGTCTTCGAATGCCTCGACGAAGCGGGACTCCCCGACGGCGCAGCGAACCTCGTCACTGGATCCGGTTCAGAGGTCGGCGGCCCGATCGCCGGCCACGAGGACATCGACGGCGTCTCCTTCACCGGTAGCACTGCTGTTGGGACGTCCGTCGCCCAGACCGCAGCGGAGGACCTCACGCGCGTTCAGGCCGAAATGGGCGGGAAGAACCCGACGGTCGTGATGCCGAGTGCGGACATCGAGGAAGCGGCGGAGATTCTCGGCGTCGGCGCGTTCGGGACGACCGGCCAGTCGTGTACCGCGGCCTCTCGAGCCATCGTCCACGAGGACGTCTACGACGAGTTCGTCGGAGCCATCGTCGAGTACGCCGAGTCAATCGAGATCGGGTCGGGTATGGACGACCCCGATATGGGCCCTCACGTTTCGGAGAGCGAACTCGATGGCACTCTCGAGTACATCGACATCGCGAAGGACGAGGGTGCGAAGCTGGTCACCGGCGGCGAGGAGCTCACTGACGGCGAGTACGCCGACGGCTACTTCGTCGATCCGACCGTCTTCGCCGACGTGGAAAACGACATGCGAATCGCACAGGAAGAGGTGTTCGGTCCGGTGCTCGCCGTCAGTAAGGTGAGCGACTTCGAGGAGGGGCTCGCGGTGGCCAACGACGTCGACTACGGTCTCTCCGCCTCGATCGTCACGGAGGACCTCAACGAGGCCGGCGAGTTCGTCGACCGCATCGAGGCGGGCGTGGCGAAAGTCAACGAGAAGACGACGGGGCTGGAACTCCACGTTCCCTTCGGCGGCTACAAGCAGTCCTCGACGAACACCTACCGAGAGCAGGGCGACGCCGGTCTCGACTTCTTCACGTCGACGAAGACGGTGTACCGGAACTACTAG
- a CDS encoding MBL fold metallo-hydrolase, with protein sequence MTINSDWGEWWAREELYEPSITGVSLWFLGVTGWAIRTPETTIFIDPYFSTERDREYVARMPPVPMEPQWAEACDAVFCTHDHRDHFWPPSFGPLLDHGGSVHAPPECYDNHDVSEIPAEQREVAEPGDTYVIGDLTIRVRDGRDPDADGSVTYVLEHEEGTIFHGGDNRPCEAFRDVGEEFDIDMGMLSYGTSGRIVMDGEVKRRKLYNDAQDVVEAANALEIDRLVPTHWRRWRSIQADPGALSKAATTFEYPRVIEEIEVGDRLRLDRPGIVPPARLDG encoded by the coding sequence ATGACGATCAACAGCGACTGGGGCGAGTGGTGGGCCCGCGAGGAACTCTACGAACCGTCGATAACAGGCGTTTCGCTGTGGTTCCTCGGCGTGACCGGCTGGGCGATCAGGACGCCCGAGACGACGATTTTCATCGATCCCTACTTCAGCACCGAACGGGACCGCGAGTACGTCGCCCGGATGCCGCCGGTGCCGATGGAACCCCAGTGGGCCGAAGCCTGCGACGCCGTGTTCTGTACGCACGACCACCGCGACCACTTCTGGCCCCCCTCGTTCGGTCCACTGCTGGACCACGGGGGATCGGTCCACGCGCCGCCAGAGTGTTACGATAATCACGACGTCAGCGAGATTCCGGCAGAGCAGCGGGAGGTCGCCGAACCCGGCGACACCTACGTGATCGGCGATCTGACGATCCGCGTTCGGGACGGCCGCGACCCCGACGCCGACGGGAGCGTCACCTACGTGCTCGAACACGAGGAGGGAACCATCTTCCACGGCGGCGACAACCGGCCTTGCGAGGCGTTCCGCGACGTCGGCGAGGAGTTCGACATCGACATGGGCATGCTCTCCTACGGGACCAGCGGTCGCATCGTGATGGACGGCGAAGTCAAGCGTCGGAAACTGTACAACGACGCTCAGGACGTCGTCGAGGCCGCCAACGCCCTCGAGATCGATCGGCTAGTCCCAACCCACTGGCGGCGCTGGCGGTCGATCCAGGCCGATCCCGGCGCGCTCTCGAAGGCCGCGACGACCTTCGAGTACCCCCGCGTGATCGAGGAGATCGAGGTCGGCGACCGCCTCCGACTCGACCGACCCGGGATCGTCCCGCCGGCCCGTCTCGACGGGTAG
- a CDS encoding NAD(P)-dependent oxidoreductase, whose amino-acid sequence MDVLMTGVYGRCGTAVIDRLHEDPEYDFTYFNRSDRSEGEPYGELDTVVADISDKEALESAAEGQDAMVHMAAYPYTDGEWSDIFEPNIIGMYNALEAAREQELESFVFISSNHVMGLYELDNAPEIYYPDHDLVVDHTDPVRPDSYYGASKAFGEDLGRYYVEQHEYPKQFYALRVCSVRMPEYDHPYGDAEKGVDDGEFERGSEEYEHTVARMKAMWQSRRDFAHQVECCLDDDDVEFGIFSGVSDNHRRWYDLEHARSRIGYDPQDDGEEWDAPPE is encoded by the coding sequence ATGGACGTACTGATGACCGGCGTGTACGGCCGGTGTGGAACCGCAGTTATCGACCGCCTTCACGAGGACCCAGAGTACGACTTCACGTACTTCAATCGCTCCGACCGTTCCGAGGGCGAACCTTACGGCGAACTGGACACCGTCGTCGCGGACATCTCGGACAAGGAAGCGCTCGAGTCCGCCGCCGAGGGACAGGACGCGATGGTTCACATGGCGGCCTACCCCTACACGGACGGCGAGTGGTCCGATATTTTCGAGCCGAACATTATCGGGATGTACAACGCGCTCGAGGCGGCTCGCGAGCAGGAACTGGAGTCGTTCGTGTTCATCTCCTCGAATCACGTGATGGGGCTGTACGAACTCGACAACGCCCCCGAGATCTACTACCCGGACCACGACCTCGTCGTGGACCACACGGACCCGGTCCGGCCGGACTCCTACTACGGCGCGTCCAAGGCCTTCGGCGAGGACCTCGGTCGCTACTACGTCGAGCAACACGAGTACCCCAAACAGTTCTACGCGCTCCGCGTGTGTAGCGTCCGGATGCCCGAATACGACCACCCCTACGGCGACGCCGAGAAGGGCGTCGATGACGGGGAGTTCGAGCGCGGGAGCGAGGAGTACGAGCACACCGTCGCCCGCATGAAGGCCATGTGGCAGTCCCGCCGGGACTTCGCCCATCAGGTCGAGTGCTGTCTGGACGACGACGACGTTGAGTTCGGCATCTTCAGCGGCGTCAGCGACAACCACCGCCGGTGGTACGACCTCGAACACGCGCGCTCACGAATCGGCTACGATCCACAGGACGACGGCGAAGAGTGGGACGCGCCGCCGGAGTAA